The stretch of DNA GATCTGCGCTGCGGTTCCTCAGCGCCACCGCCGCGGAGAACCTGGACCGCCGCGACTTCGACCCCGTCGAGGAAGCCCAGCAGGTCCAGCTTGTCGTTGCCGCCGCTGGCAGCGGCCAGGCCGCCGCGGAGAACCTCCAACGCTCCCCGGGATGGGTGAGCCAGCGTCTCAACCTGCTTAAGCTCGCCCCCGAGCTGCACGCCGCGCTGCGTGCCGGCGACATCGCGCTCCGCGAGGTCCGCACCCTGCACACGCTCGATCACGCCGCACAGCTCGCTGCCCTGCACCGCTTTACCGCGGTAAATCGGCGCGGCACCAGCGGTGACGCGCCGTCGACGTCCGCGGCACCGGCGAACCGGCCGACCCCGGCGGCCCGGGCCATCCGGCGTCTCGGCGGAACCCCCGACAAGATCGCGGCCGCGCTGCGGGCGGAGCTCGCACCCGACGTCATCGAGCAGCTCGTCGGGCACCTCGTCGCCGATCGTCCCGACGCACACGAGACGGCATCCGCGGCTGCCGATTTACCGCGGTAAAGCCGCCGCACGGGACGGCGTCGCGGTCGTTGATTTACCGCGGTAAAGATCGCAGGGACCCATCGGGCCATGGTTCCGGTCGGCTGGTCACGAGCCAGGCG from Pseudonocardia abyssalis encodes:
- a CDS encoding ParB/RepB/Spo0J family partition protein, with product MSAARSRGQKVNLSDLAGDPDLDDGRGPYALTPDGGGRPIQLSQLTLNPHNKRVLGTRPDAIDELADSMRINGQLQPCAVVTRAAFRRIFPDDDAQLGRAAFVQVTGARRYLAAQQLRWEAIEAVIKDDLAGSALRFLSATAAENLDRRDFDPVEEAQQVQLVVAAAGSGQAAAENLQRSPGWVSQRLNLLKLAPELHAALRAGDIALREVRTLHTLDHAAQLAALHRFTAVNRRGTSGDAPSTSAAPANRPTPAARAIRRLGGTPDKIAAALRAELAPDVIEQLVGHLVADRPDAHETASAAADLPR